A genomic window from Labeo rohita strain BAU-BD-2019 chromosome 6, IGBB_LRoh.1.0, whole genome shotgun sequence includes:
- the zgc:174863 gene encoding CD276 antigen homolog isoform X2: MASLIIMVFAVFSFFITAVTPSGDFWTLNCPSSIVAIAGQTTVISCNFKNIQEINIVAVVLKKDMEEDTTFQMYKGETSGNQRFSLKNQKMGPSLQISETMFSDEGKYLYRVVTDRGAKEVQLSISITAKYKDPITSTWPEKVTEGGPVDLYCNATDGYPAGFIHWFDGSGTNWTMNSEMIKTNKDSNSVKSVALSSKLTFKTINFAFAPFTCIVFNSKYVEDGKSTLQIQSARSGEQSDSSGSNTTNIVAGVMVIGSLIVGLLFALLLFRKKKYSYEQGNTAEDDVENGETVQSTEASTIKR; this comes from the exons ATGGCTTCATTGATTATTAtggtttttgctgtattttctttcttcatcaCAGCTGTGACGCCCAGTGGAG ATTTTTGGACATTGAACTGCCCATCATCTATAGTTGCAATTGCTGGTCAGACCACAGTTATCAGCTGCAATTTCAAAAATATCCAAGAAATTAACATAGTtgcagttgttttaaaaaaagacatggaGGAGGACACAACTTTTCAAATGTACAAGGGTGAAACTTCAGGAAATCAACGCTTTAGtcttaaaaaccaaaaaatggGTCCATCGCTGCAAATCTCTGAAACTATGTTTTCAGATGAGGGCAAATATCTATACCGTGTTGTAACAGACAGAGGTGCAAAAGAGGTCCAACTTAGCATCAGTATCACAG CCAAGTATAAAGATCCCATCACAAGTACATGGCCTGAAAAAGTAACAGAAGGAGGACCTGTCGACCTTTACTGCAATGCTACTGATGGCTACCCAGCAGGCTTCATCCACTGGTTTGACGGTTCTGGAACCAACTGGACCATGAATTCAGAGATGATAAAAACCAACAAAGACAGCAACAGTGTAAAATCTGTGGCTTTGTCTAGCAAACTGACATTCAAGACTATCAACTTCGCCTTTGCACCATTTACATGCATCGTCTTTAACAGCAAATATGTAGAAGATGGAAAAAGCACACTGCAGATTCAATCTGCTAGAA GTGGCGAACAAAGTGATTCTTCTGGATCTAATACAACAAACATTGTTGCTGGTGTGATGGTCATCGGATCGCTTATTGTCGGCCTGCTGTTTGCTCTGTTgcttttcaggaaaaaaaaatata gTTATGAACAGGGAAATACTGCTGAAGATGATGTGGAAAATGGTGAAACAG tTCAGAGCACTGAAGCTTCTACTATCAAGAGATGA
- the zgc:174863 gene encoding CD276 antigen isoform X1, with protein MASLIIMVFAVFSFFITAVTPSGDFWTLNCPSSIVAIAGQTTVISCNFKNIQEINIVAVVLKKDMEEDTTFQMYKGETSGNQRFSLKNQKMGPSLQISETMFSDEGKYLYRVVTDRGAKEVQLSISITAKYKDPITSTWPEKVTEGGPVDLYCNATDGYPAGFIHWFDGSGTNWTMNSEMIKTNKDSNSVKSVALSSKLTFKTINFAFAPFTCIVFNSKYVEDGKSTLQIQSARSGEQSDSSGSNTTNIVAGVMVIGSLIVGLLFALLLFRKKKYNGRRPSAHPILSYEQGNTAEDDVENGETVQSTEASTIKR; from the exons ATGGCTTCATTGATTATTAtggtttttgctgtattttctttcttcatcaCAGCTGTGACGCCCAGTGGAG ATTTTTGGACATTGAACTGCCCATCATCTATAGTTGCAATTGCTGGTCAGACCACAGTTATCAGCTGCAATTTCAAAAATATCCAAGAAATTAACATAGTtgcagttgttttaaaaaaagacatggaGGAGGACACAACTTTTCAAATGTACAAGGGTGAAACTTCAGGAAATCAACGCTTTAGtcttaaaaaccaaaaaatggGTCCATCGCTGCAAATCTCTGAAACTATGTTTTCAGATGAGGGCAAATATCTATACCGTGTTGTAACAGACAGAGGTGCAAAAGAGGTCCAACTTAGCATCAGTATCACAG CCAAGTATAAAGATCCCATCACAAGTACATGGCCTGAAAAAGTAACAGAAGGAGGACCTGTCGACCTTTACTGCAATGCTACTGATGGCTACCCAGCAGGCTTCATCCACTGGTTTGACGGTTCTGGAACCAACTGGACCATGAATTCAGAGATGATAAAAACCAACAAAGACAGCAACAGTGTAAAATCTGTGGCTTTGTCTAGCAAACTGACATTCAAGACTATCAACTTCGCCTTTGCACCATTTACATGCATCGTCTTTAACAGCAAATATGTAGAAGATGGAAAAAGCACACTGCAGATTCAATCTGCTAGAA GTGGCGAACAAAGTGATTCTTCTGGATCTAATACAACAAACATTGTTGCTGGTGTGATGGTCATCGGATCGCTTATTGTCGGCCTGCTGTTTGCTCTGTTgcttttcaggaaaaaaaaatata ATGGTAGACGACCTTCTGCCCATCCTATTCTAA gTTATGAACAGGGAAATACTGCTGAAGATGATGTGGAAAATGGTGAAACAG tTCAGAGCACTGAAGCTTCTACTATCAAGAGATGA